Sequence from the Desulfonatronum sp. SC1 genome:
TTTTAAGCGTGAACATCTTTGAACGAAATCCATTATTACAGATAGTTGGAAATTACAGCTACGAAAACGAAGTTCGGTCAAACACTAACCAGTTGAGTTTCTTTGATTAAACGTTGGGACACTAGTGATATCGACCAAATCGTAAACATCTTTAGGGAGATTTAGCATTTTTTTCCCACCCGGCCACGGTGTTTTTTTATTTTGCACGAAAAATGCCAACCAAGTGCCGAACTGGCAGTCAAACCCTTCCGGAGCTTCTCATGACCACGACTATTGAACACCGCCCCATCCAGACCCTTGAAGAATTTTACCACCTCATGGACCAGACGGCCCTTGTCCGACGCAAGGCCGCTCAAGACGCCCTGGCCGGACGGGAACCCGCGGAATCGGATATCGCCTCACTGCGTAACGCCCTGGAAAGTTTGAAGCAGATTCCGAACACTGACTCGGAAAAACCTTTCGAACGACTGCTGCGCATGGACGACGACCACGCGGTGACCGTTGACCTGGACTACGAAATCACGGAACTGGCCAGGGACGTGATGTTCTTGGAGTTGGGCGAGACGGCCCTGAAACTGGTCATCGAGGATCAGACTCCAGGCCTGCTTTCCCAGTCCGATCAGTTGGCCCAGCGGCTGACCAAGGCCTTGGGCCACGCGACCTTGCGTTGCTTCATCACGGACCGCGACGGCACGGTAAACAACTACTGCGGCCGGTACCGCTCCTCGGTCCAGGCCGTGTACAACGCGGTCTTCCTGACCCGTTTCGCCCGAAGCCGCGTTACCTGGCCCATAGTGATCACCTCCGGCCCGTTGTCCGGCCCCGGCCTCCTGGACGTCAGCGTCATCCCGCCAAAAACCTACGTCATGGCCGCGTCCAAAGGCCGTGAATACATGGACCTTGCTGACGCCTACGGCAGCTTCCCGGCTCCTGATGAACAGAACCGCATGCTGCAAAATCTGCACGGCGATCTGAACAACCTGCTGGAAATGCCGGAACACCGGAAATTCGGCCTGATTGGCTCAGGCTTGCAGGTCAAGTTCGGCCAGCTCACCGTGGCCCGCCAGGACATTTCCGGGTCCGTCCCCGAGGCCGAATCCCTGGCCTTCCTGAAGACCGTCACGGCCCTGATAGAACGCCACGACCCTAAAGGGCACACCATGCGCATCGAAGACACCGGCCTGGACATCGAGATCATCCTGACCATCGGCTCCGGCGATAAGCGCAAGGACTTCGACAAGGGCGACGGGGTGCTGTTTCTGGACCAGGCCTTGAGTCTGAACATCGGCAAGGGGCCCCACTTGGTCTGCGGAGACACCTTCTCCGACCTGCCCATGCTCCGGGCGAGCCTGGAACGCTGCCCGGACACCCACGCCGTGTTCGTGACCCGCAACAAGGAACTGCACAAGGCCGTGCTCGACCTCTGCCCCAAGGCCAGCCTCGTGGCCGAACCGGACATCCTGGTCCTGGCCCTGCACGCCCTGTCCCGTGTTTCCCAGTGATCCGGACCATCCAGACCGACATCACCACCACGAACAGAGACGCTCTCCCAACCATCCGAACCACCGTCATTTCCATAAGGAGACCCATCCCATGGCCCTGAACAAAGAACTGCTCGACATCCTGGCCTGCCCCAAGTGCAAGGCCGACGTCACCCTGACCCCAGCCGAGGACGGCCTGACCTGCGCACCCTGCCGGGCCGTCTATCCCATTAAGGAGGAAATCCCGATCATGCTCATCGAAGAGGCCATCCCGCTGGCGGACTGGGAAAACGGGGTCCGGGAACGGGGCAAGGGCGCTCACTGAAACCAAGGCCCCCATGATCCCCCGGGCACGCGCTGGCCCCATCCCTCTCCTGCTCATTTTCCCTTCCCTCCTCTCTCCGCTCCAGGCTGAACCTTCCCGGCCGACCCCGCCCGTGCCTTCCGGCAACCGGGGTCGGCATCAAAAACATCGAAGAGGCCCCACATGGCTTCGCTTCCGATACCGACCCGAATTCCACGAGAGAATCACTAGAATGGGAAATGCTACTGTTCTCATTCCACTTTGCTTTCAAAATGACACTATCCAGAGAAACTCGAATTGGAGTCATGACCGAAATCGCAATCGAAATCGGTATCGAAATCGAAACAACCAAATGCCTTCCTGAATGACTGCGATTTCGATCTCGATTTCGATTGCGAGCTGTCAATTTACGTCAGTTGAATGCAAACCGGAATAAGGCCATCCCCCCGTTTCCTTTTCCTGATCAACGCACAGCGTTGATGCCCCCCAAAAAAATCACCTTAAACACGCCGCTTCGCGTCGTATACGCACGGGTGTTTTCGGGGTTATTATGACAACCTTAAATAATACAAAACAATTTTGACGCCTTTGTTCCCCCCGATATCCTTCTCGGCCATGGTCTCCAACCTGAAGGTCATGATCCGTGAGCCAGGGGCAAGGGGCCAATAGCCCAGAGCATGAACCAACTCGGGAGGAGAAAAATGCACAGCCAACAGGAGTCGCCGGGCAAGGATGGAACCTTGCTGCAATTGGTCACGTTTCACATCGGAGACGAGGAGTTCGGGGTGGAGATCCTCAAGGTTCAGGAGATTATCCGGATGATGAGGAACAGTCAGCGGCCAGCGAGGAGATCAACCGGGGGATGGAGGACATCAACCGGATCTCCACGGAGACCAGCGAGGTCATGGACCAATCGGCCCAGGCCGTGTCTGAACTGGCCCGCCAGGCCGTGGAACTGCGTACCCTGGTGCAGCAACTCAAGCAGGGTTGATCCTTTCGCCCGGCCCGATCTTCCTGATCGGGTCGGGCGATGATTTTCCCGCGAGGACAACGCCACATGGCATGTAGCGTTTAGGAGGATTATGAAACAGACTGCCTTCGAAACGAACCTCCGTGCTGCTCCCGCCAGCCAGGAGAAGGATGACTTCCCGCCCAAGGCAGCCTTACGAAAGAGCGAGGCAATGCCGCTTGAATGTCTGGAAGCCGCCGGGATAGGGAGCTATGTCGTAGATTTGGCCGGAGATGCCTGCAACAGCTCAGCCGTGTTCAACTCCCTTTTAGGCATCCCGCAACAGGAAAAACACCATCTGGAAATTTGGCCGTCCACCATTCATCCGCAATGGCGGAAACAGGTCATGCGTGCGCACGACGACGCCATGAAAAAAGGTGAGCGTTTTGACCAGGAATACAAAATCATCCGGCAAGAAGACGGCAGGAACATTGGGTGCACGACGTGGGAAGTTTTGAAAGCGATGATCAGGGCAGGCCGTTCAGGATGATAGGCGCCATCAGGGACATCACGAAACGAAAAAGAATGGAACAGAAACAGGAAAAACTCCAAGTACAACTGCTTCAGGCGCAGAAGATGGAGGCCGTGGGCGTCCTGACGAGCGGCGTGGCCCATAATTTCAACAATATCCTGCAGACCATGGTCGGAACCATTGAACTTATGCGTCGAAGCGTTCCCCATGAACATCCCAACGCCGACCGTCTGCGGACACTCGCCAATTCCGTTGATCGCGGCGCTCATCTGGTCCGACAACTGCTGCAGTTCAGCCGCAAGGCAGAAACCCACAAGGAATGGACGAATATGAACCGGGAAATCGCCCATGTCGTGGCGCTGCTGGAACACGTCATCCCAAGGATGATCAGCGTGGAGTTGCGCCTTGCTGAAGAGATCTGGACCGTCAACGCCGATCGGATTCAGGTGGAGCAGGTGCTGCTCAACCTGGCGAACAATGCCGTGGACGCCATGCCGGACGGCGGCAGGCTGATCTTCACGACGCAAAATGTGGTGGTCGACGATCCGCATGCCCTCGGCCTTGCGGGTGTCAATCTCGGACCTCATGTTTTACTGACGGTCACGGACACGGGGTGCGGCATGGACGAAGAGACGCTGCGACACCTTTTCGACCCCTTTTTCACCACGAAAGGCAACGACAAGGGCACCGGCCTGGGGCTGGCCACGGCATACGGGATCATCACGGATCACGGCGGGGATGTCGCGTGTTTCAGCGAGCCTGGACTGGTGACCACGTTCCAGATCCACTGGCCGGCTGTGCTCGATCGCGGTGAAACTCGGGATGTACAGGAGCAGGTAGCCCCGGACTATCCGCACGGCGACGAAACCATCCTGGTGGTCGACGACGAGCCGGGCATTCGCGAAGTAACCGGCGAGGCTCTTGAATCGTTGGGTTATACCGTGATCGCCGTGAAAAACGGAGAGGAAGCCCTGATCGATTACGAAAAAAAGAAAGAAGCAATCCGGTTGGTCATTCTTGATCTGGGTATGCCCGGCATGGGAGGTAGACCCTGTTTGCTCGAATTGCGGCGCATCGATCCCGAGGTGAAGGTCCTCGTGTCCAGCGGATACCATGGAGCCGGCCTGGTTGATGACATCTTGAAAAACGGTGCGGCCGGATTCATCCACAAGCCCTACCAGCTTCGCGACCTGGCCGTCCGGATTCGAGACGTGCTGGACCATGGACGGCAAGAGAACGGGGAGGTGAAGCAGAGGATATTGCGTTTAGGGTCATAAGTTTCGCCGAGGAGTTTGCGCGATGGGCCCCTATAATGGTCTTGCGCGCTCTGGCCGGGGAAGTGGAGACAGCGGCCCATGCCGGTGATCTGGATGCCGTGCGGGGAAAGGTGGGCGAGTTGGAGAGGCGGTTCCAGGAAGTGCGGGAAACGATGGAGCGCGTCGACACGGGAATGTAGAAGATCGGCTACATGAGAGCCGGTTTGGCAGGACTGTTCTTGAAGCGGAAAGGAGGAGCACATGCACCAATGGCCAAATTCGGATCACCGCCTCGGGGACCGGTTGCGGTATTTACGGACGCTGAAAAACATGACCCAGGCCGAACTGGCGCAAAAGCTCGACATCAGCCTGAGACAGTATAACCGCGTTGAACGGGGCGAGTCGCAACCGACCATCTCGTTGCTGGAACGGATTTGCACGGTCCTCGATTCATGCTTGAGCACGCTGTTCCTGGTTTTCGACGCGGAGGGAAGAAGTGACTGTCTCAAAAGGGCGGGACGAAACCAAGCGATTTGCGGACAGTCATTGACCGGGATGTGGGCCTTGAGAACAGGGTCCGGACCGCCTCGGTGGTCCGCTTCCTTGTATCAGCTTCTGGGCTACACACCTTTTTCCGTCAAGCCTACCTTGCATCGCTTTTTGAAGCATGTTTCTCCGGAGGATCAGTCCGCGTTCAACACGTTCATTGACGCGGCGAAGCAACCTGGAAACATCGAGAGCCAGTTCCTCCATATAATCACCAAATCCTCGGAAAAACGCTTTGTGATTCTTTCCAGGGACTTTTTCCCGGGTGAAAACAATGATGAAGAACCATATATTCTTGTTCAAGATGTAACGGATCGAATACTCATTGACCGTGATCTTGTCCGCGGAAAGGAGCAATTGGAAAAATATGTTCGCGAGAAAAACAGCGAACTCGAATTAACACTGGGTCGATATCAGCAGGAAATTTCAGAGCGTATCAAAGCGGGAAAATTTTTGAATATTTACAAGATGATGGTCATGAGCTCAAATGACGCGCAAATATACGTCAATATTGAAGGAATCATCGTCATCGCGAATGTCGCCTATGAAAAACTTACAAACATTCCGGTGCAAAAAATTATCGGAAGATTACACGATACATTCATATCCAGTAATTTTGGCGATGCATATTACGATCTTGAAGTTAAACCGCGCATGGATCTCGCTCTTCTGCGCGGAAGAAAAGCTTTTTATGACGGATGGATAACCATGGACTCAGGCCGCAGGTATTTGAGTCGAAGCTACACCCCATGCAGAGAGGGAAAAGAAATGGCCGGGGTGATCATCACGGTACATGACCTCACCCACCTGATGATCGCCCGTGATCAGCTCGCGGAAAGCGAAGCCCGCTTTCGCAACCTCCTCGCGAACGTCCCCAACGTGGCCGTCCAAGGGTATCGGATGGACGGCACGACTTTTTACTGGAACCAGGCTTCGGAACAAATCTACGGCTACTCCTACGAGGAAGTCGTGGGCCGCAATCTCCTGGACCTGATCATTCCTCCGGAAATGCGGGAGAAGGTCAAAACGGCGATGCAACACATGGCCCAAACCGGCGAGCCCATCCCCGCGTCCGAATTGTGGCTGATGCACAAGGACGGCTCCTCGGTCCCCGTTTATTCCAGCCACGCGATCATCAAGAAGGATAGCGCCCTGCCGGAATTGTTCTGCATTGACATCGACCTCACCGAAAGATTGCTGGCCGAGAAGGCGGTGCTCAACCAAAAATCCTACCTGAGAGCAATACTCGATACGACACGAGACGGGTTCTGTATTGTCGACTTGCAGGGCAATCTCGTCGATGTCAACGAGGCGTACTGTCATATGTCTGGGCACACCAGGGAAGAGCTGCTGCGCCTGCACATCAAAGACCTGGATATTGAGGAAACGCCGGCTGAAATCGCGGAAAGACTTGCACGCATCCTCACCAATGGTTGCGAGCTGTTCGAGGTCCGGCATCGCAAGAGCGACGGAACACTTTTCAACATCGAAATCTCCTCGACGTTTCTGAATGAAAATGGGGGGCAGATCGTCAGCTTTTTGCGGGACATCACGGAGCGAAAGAAGGCCGAAACAGCGTTGACCCAAGCCAGGGAAATCGCGGAAGCGGCCAATCGGGCCAAAAGCGACTTCCTGGCCAAGATCAGCCATGAAGTCCGGACGCCTTTGAACGGGATCGTCGGTTTTGCCAACCTTCTCGTGGACACCTCTCTTGATGCGGAACAGCGCGAATGCGTCACGCATATTACCGCGAGTTCGGAAAAAATGCTCAACCTGCTCAACACATTGCTCGACTTTTCGAAGATCGAGGCCGGCAAGATCGAACTACGGGATGAACCCTTCTCGCCCCGCTGGACCGTGGAGGAGGCGGTGAACCTGATGATCCCCGTGGCCCGACAAAAAAACCTTGCCCTGAAATGGAACGTTGCGGAAGATGTGCCGGATGTTCTCCGGGGAGACATGGACAGGTTGCGACAAATTCTGCTGAACCTTGTCGGCAACGCCGTCAAGTTTACGGACCAGGGCACAGTGGACCTGTCCTGTGGACTGGAGTTGATTGAAGGCCCAGGAGCCCTGCTGCGTTTCACGGTCAAGGATACGGGGATCGGCATTCCGGCGGACCAGATTGATGCGCTGTTCTCCCCATACGTTCGCGGAAAAAACGTGAACACCCGTTATTCCGGCACCGGGCTGGGGCTGGCCATCTCCAAGGAACTGGTGGAATTGATGGGAGGCGAAATCCGGGTGCAAAGCACCGAAGGCGAAGGCTCGACGTTCTGGTTCACGGCGTGGTTCAAGAAGGATTTGGAGCCAAAGGAGGATGCCGCGTAACCAGGGCGAAGGCGTTCTGGATTGGGAGTACGGATTGCCAAGTTCAAGCCCGATCGATAGTGAACATTCTACAGGCAACGCAACGATGATGCTCTTCGAGAATGCCACCATACTCTGAAAAAAAAACAACGACCACGATCACCGCATCGCCGCCGCGGTCAACGAATCGAGGAGAGGGCATGCGAATTCAATCCATTCTATTCTTCTTCGTTCTGTGCTTCGTCCTGTTTTCGTGGATAACTTCCCCCGCCAAAGCGGACGATATCATCATCAATGTGGATATTGACTTTGCCCAACTCCAAAAAGAAGCGGAACTCTACTTTAAGTTGAGCAGCGCGCTTTTCTCGGCGTTTACATCCCAGCCAAGCCTGATGCAGGGTTCGTTTACCGCGAAATATGATGACGGGGCCGACGCGTCGCTTGAGATATTCAAACTCCCGATTCCCGTATATTTCAGGAAAGAACACTCCCTGCAGCCGTTTATCAAGCTGACCTACGGGTATAGCGAATACACCCGCGTTCTTGAGCCCTGGGACTCCCGAATACCATTTGAAGAGGACTTCGGAAAGCGGGAAAAGGTGAAGATAAAGACAAACAGCCTGGGATTGAGAACGGGCGCAAAATGGAAATACGCTCACAATCTCTCCATAGAGCCGTCATTTGGCATCGCCTACACGCACGTTCACCACAAACAATACGCCAGAATGATGATCACGGATTACATCATCCAGCGCCACCCCTCATTTCACCGTGATCTTTACGACACAACCGTCGAACTCGTCACCATCAGCCCGGGCGTAACGCACTCCCTGGATTATCCTTTTGGTCCCGGGACGATCGGCTTTGACGCGCAATTCCTGACCCAGTACTCAAAAGTATTTCGCTCCAAGGGCAGGTATGGGCAGATCACGGCAAACAGCAGCATCACCCATCTGGTCGTGGATTATGATTTTCCTCTGGGGCGTTCTTTTTTCAACAGAGAAATTTCGGTCAAGCCCTTTGTCGGCAGAACGGATTATTTCGGAGATCTGAGAGCGGGCATGGGGTTGCGGACCATGTACGAGTATGGCTTGGACTTCATTGTGGATATCAAGGATTATGGAGCCTATCTCTCCAGACTGTCCTTCGGCGGATCATACATGAAGGGCTATCAGTTGACTGGCTGGAAAATCGGATTAGGCTGGGAATTTTAGCACGGCCCAGCATGGAGGTAGACAGTGAGCACATTCCCTTTTTGGATCGGATTCGGCGACATTCATGAACAGACCGGCAACCTTCGTCTGATTCCGAACCTGGCCGAGGCCGCGGGGATCCTGGTCAGCGGGGACCTGACCAACCGGGGCAAGAAGCCCGCGGCGGAGCGCATTCTGGAGCAGATTCGGAAAATCAACCCCAGGATCTACGCCCAGATCGGCAACATGGATTATCCGGAAGTGGAGGATTTTCTCAACGCCCAGGGCGTGAACATCCATGCACGGGGCCTGGACCTGGGTCATGGAATCGGGCTGATGGGCGTGGGCTACTCCAACCCCACGCCTTTTGGCACGCCGGGGGAAGTCACGGACGACCAGCTGGCCGTCTGGCTGGCCCAGGCCCACGAGCCGGTCAAGGATCTGCCGCACCTGTTGCTGGTGGCCCATAACCCGCCCTTCGACACCGCAGCGGACAAGGTCGGCGGCAAGACCTCCGTGGGCAGCCGGGCCGTCCGGGCCTTCATCGAGAAGGTCCAGCCGGAGGTCTGCCTGACCGGACACATCCACGAAGCCCGGGCCGAGGACCGCATCGGCAAGACCCAGGTGATCAACCCGGGCCCCTTGTCCGGAGGCGGCTACGCCCTGATCCGGCTGACCGAGACCGGACTGCGCGGCGAGTTGCGGATGATCGGCCAAAGGTCCTCATAGCGATACATCATGAAGCTGTACTCATGGAACGTAAACGGCTTCC
This genomic interval carries:
- a CDS encoding Trm112 family protein, with translation MALNKELLDILACPKCKADVTLTPAEDGLTCAPCRAVYPIKEEIPIMLIEEAIPLADWENGVRERGKGAH
- a CDS encoding PAS domain-containing protein; translation: MKQTAFETNLRAAPASQEKDDFPPKAALRKSEAMPLECLEAAGIGSYVVDLAGDACNSSAVFNSLLGIPQQEKHHLEIWPSTIHPQWRKQVMRAHDDAMKKGERFDQEYKIIRQEDGRNIGCTTWEVLKAMIRAGRSG
- a CDS encoding ATP-binding protein; the encoded protein is MEQKQEKLQVQLLQAQKMEAVGVLTSGVAHNFNNILQTMVGTIELMRRSVPHEHPNADRLRTLANSVDRGAHLVRQLLQFSRKAETHKEWTNMNREIAHVVALLEHVIPRMISVELRLAEEIWTVNADRIQVEQVLLNLANNAVDAMPDGGRLIFTTQNVVVDDPHALGLAGVNLGPHVLLTVTDTGCGMDEETLRHLFDPFFTTKGNDKGTGLGLATAYGIITDHGGDVACFSEPGLVTTFQIHWPAVLDRGETRDVQEQVAPDYPHGDETILVVDDEPGIREVTGEALESLGYTVIAVKNGEEALIDYEKKKEAIRLVILDLGMPGMGGRPCLLELRRIDPEVKVLVSSGYHGAGLVDDILKNGAAGFIHKPYQLRDLAVRIRDVLDHGRQENGEVKQRILRLGS
- a CDS encoding PAS domain S-box protein — protein: MAGVIITVHDLTHLMIARDQLAESEARFRNLLANVPNVAVQGYRMDGTTFYWNQASEQIYGYSYEEVVGRNLLDLIIPPEMREKVKTAMQHMAQTGEPIPASELWLMHKDGSSVPVYSSHAIIKKDSALPELFCIDIDLTERLLAEKAVLNQKSYLRAILDTTRDGFCIVDLQGNLVDVNEAYCHMSGHTREELLRLHIKDLDIEETPAEIAERLARILTNGCELFEVRHRKSDGTLFNIEISSTFLNENGGQIVSFLRDITERKKAETALTQAREIAEAANRAKSDFLAKISHEVRTPLNGIVGFANLLVDTSLDAEQRECVTHITASSEKMLNLLNTLLDFSKIEAGKIELRDEPFSPRWTVEEAVNLMIPVARQKNLALKWNVAEDVPDVLRGDMDRLRQILLNLVGNAVKFTDQGTVDLSCGLELIEGPGALLRFTVKDTGIGIPADQIDALFSPYVRGKNVNTRYSGTGLGLAISKELVELMGGEIRVQSTEGEGSTFWFTAWFKKDLEPKEDAA
- a CDS encoding metallophosphoesterase, with amino-acid sequence MSTFPFWIGFGDIHEQTGNLRLIPNLAEAAGILVSGDLTNRGKKPAAERILEQIRKINPRIYAQIGNMDYPEVEDFLNAQGVNIHARGLDLGHGIGLMGVGYSNPTPFGTPGEVTDDQLAVWLAQAHEPVKDLPHLLLVAHNPPFDTAADKVGGKTSVGSRAVRAFIEKVQPEVCLTGHIHEARAEDRIGKTQVINPGPLSGGGYALIRLTETGLRGELRMIGQRSS